The following are encoded together in the Macrobrachium rosenbergii isolate ZJJX-2024 chromosome 21, ASM4041242v1, whole genome shotgun sequence genome:
- the LOC136850256 gene encoding uncharacterized protein, with product MAVCVCVCVSVRVCMYIYGAVVGERSVPQSPRTNRADMWSSVIFMLLVASVRADADAEPVAAADADAEPFLPYVYPQFNFGNTWAAVHFAQPHEILDAKVAKPEEDATHRPSFGFTPGVVAHNPLLAIRDVQAPTASILQLRKPGESHDVQVLRHPALVFGPPLLFQTSHIRVPDHDKKEPTPVPVAVAPSSLPFASQHTAQVRPIVPIQSFTTFIGNIPLHVPLTAPSFAIQHSAQVPIIPSAILQKANEDDDDDDDDDDDNELNIVYVRHFPTQLANLPNLRVAGNEQVIPAGIVQSTQPIIKPVAFKNSKAHPDLLGKVHNTRSAGVIAA from the exons atggcagtgtgtgtgtgtgtgtgtgtgtctgtgcgtgtgtgtatgtatatatatggtgccGTTGTCGGTGAACGTTCAGTGCCCCAGTCACCCCGGACAAACAGAGCAGACATGTGGTCTTCT GTGATTTTCATGCTCCTTGTGGCATCGGTGAGGGCGGATGCTGATGCAGAACCTGTCGCAGCCGCCGATGCAGACGCTGAGCCTTTCTTGCCTTACGTGTATCCGCAGTTCAACTTTGGAAACACTTGGGCTGCCGTGCACTTTGCCCAACCACATGAGATTCTGGACGCCAAAGTAGCTAAGCCAGAAGAAGACGCAACTCACCGCCCGAGTTTTGGTTTTACTCCTGGCGTGGTGGCCCACAATCCATTGCTGGCCATCAGGGATGTCCAGGCGCCGACTGCTTCCATTCTGCAGCTAAGGAAACCAGGGGAAAGCCACGATGTCCAAGTCCTCCGTCACCCAGCCTTGGTGTTTGGACCGCCTCTCCTGTTCCAGACGTCGCATATCAGAGTGCCAGACCATGATAAGAAAGAACCCACCCCTGTGCCGGTGGCAGTCGCCCCTTCAAGCTTACCCTTCGCCAGCCAGCACACTGCTCAAGTCAGACCCATTGTGCCAATCCAGTCCTTCACGACCTTCATTGGAAAtatcccccttcatgttcctctCACAGCCCCATCTTTCGCTATCCAGCACTCGGCTCAAGTTCCAATCATCCCAAGCGCCATTTTGCAGAAAgctaatgaagatgatgatgatgatgatgatgacgacgatgataaTGAGTTGAATATTGTTTACGTTCGCCATTTCCCCACTCAGCTGGCCAATCTGCCTAATTTACGGGTTGCCGGAAACGAGCAAGTCATTCCAGCGGGAATCGTTCAGTCCACACAGCCAATCATCAAGCCAGTGGCATTCAAGAATTCCAAAGCTCACCCTGATCTTCTAGGGAAGGTTCATAATACCAGAAGTGCTGGGGTGATTGCTGCTTGA